A genome region from Schlesneria paludicola DSM 18645 includes the following:
- a CDS encoding leucine-rich repeat domain-containing protein → MILGPEGSQVFVRETAGIRHADVGLQLQLGPEPELQFTRKAGDSPYLYVTTPGQQAKLVGVKIPTKYSEDDESWTDPLSTLSDAEINGLWGLELNFWSDEIAKRLSHINGKRTCVTINDGVLSTFDKQEQRPTDARLPPLPYDIEDLVIASSMQHGFKDFASLRHLTKLRSLMVRDADFDCEALSKSFDIRALLFSNCTLINGNSLKSLLHVQVLNIDFCQELTDLSFLPSMVRLESLSVAYTPVITCPAAGLNELKTLNISGTAISDLSPLNGLPKLERIDARLSSLTKLPQTLPKLKFFNSIASELTESEVSEFRKRNPACEMLNGWNHSFQMLLTPATRLRIRVRGPLKGGEPIGIALLELRDKPELKQLISNIRLTETDRGAACFCFGSVVLDFFTDESHIAKISVHHGSHLRWGAVWPGDANLTRESREFLVAWLADRNVWEPHRDLRDAEKQDREADTDADLIRASLPSSLAKALDFADGVASIHDTFQATLKKEFPKEVSQIEILLRMLGTGNTRWDSPGFFRAVAREQLRTYHHSDLQLAVGNAFDGPDRQMRRGAARLWKDADISKEQWGSKRQPEWNRMTVQIEQEARSSSVRIEALEDLLSWKKDFTDDEFQRRLDTGLHDPEHQVRRQAMLIAGRAQNQESISLLMTILKGGTIETWALPEAPPNESSNLGKYFEVIAPDCSDAEVAGLALAYLRHQPAKALIESANPQTGMHQLSMALLGDEHQLKHEHFEPENNNDALRLAAFEAAIRSRGRYHLQSAILVRAKSSQDEQLIATKLNDMLRAENAPGIDSLPQAPNVGALWQWYHRFGAEYLKRFDNLPEAKTGDLK, encoded by the coding sequence GTGATTCTCGGGCCAGAAGGTTCTCAAGTATTCGTTCGAGAGACCGCGGGGATTCGACACGCCGATGTCGGCCTTCAATTGCAATTGGGTCCCGAACCGGAACTGCAATTCACCAGGAAGGCCGGGGACTCTCCCTATCTCTATGTGACTACGCCGGGGCAACAGGCGAAGCTGGTCGGTGTGAAGATTCCAACGAAGTATTCCGAGGATGATGAATCATGGACGGATCCGTTGTCAACTTTATCTGACGCAGAGATCAATGGCTTGTGGGGGCTCGAGCTCAATTTCTGGTCCGATGAAATCGCTAAAAGGCTCAGCCACATCAATGGCAAGCGAACATGCGTCACGATCAACGACGGAGTGTTGAGCACATTTGACAAACAAGAGCAACGCCCGACTGATGCTCGACTGCCGCCATTACCTTACGACATTGAAGACCTTGTTATTGCCTCATCAATGCAACACGGATTCAAGGACTTCGCATCACTTCGACACCTGACAAAGCTTCGCTCGCTCATGGTGCGAGACGCGGACTTTGATTGTGAAGCGCTGTCAAAGTCGTTCGACATTCGCGCTCTCCTATTTTCGAATTGCACTTTGATAAACGGCAATAGCCTAAAGTCGTTGCTCCATGTCCAAGTCCTGAACATCGACTTTTGCCAGGAACTGACAGATCTGTCGTTCTTACCATCAATGGTGCGATTGGAATCGCTCAGTGTTGCTTACACCCCCGTCATCACCTGCCCTGCGGCTGGTCTCAATGAGCTGAAAACGCTCAACATCTCTGGAACGGCTATCTCAGACCTCAGTCCGCTCAATGGTCTTCCCAAACTTGAACGTATTGACGCACGGCTTTCTTCACTTACGAAATTGCCGCAAACGCTTCCCAAGCTGAAATTCTTTAATTCGATTGCCTCGGAACTGACGGAATCCGAAGTTTCCGAATTCAGAAAACGCAATCCTGCGTGTGAAATGCTCAATGGATGGAATCACTCATTTCAAATGTTGCTGACACCCGCAACGCGACTACGTATTCGGGTGCGAGGACCGCTTAAAGGCGGAGAACCTATAGGAATCGCCCTGCTTGAACTGCGAGACAAACCTGAGCTCAAGCAATTGATCTCGAACATTCGTCTTACCGAGACAGATCGAGGTGCCGCGTGTTTTTGCTTTGGAAGCGTCGTACTGGATTTCTTCACTGACGAAAGTCACATCGCAAAAATCAGTGTGCACCACGGAAGTCACCTACGATGGGGCGCGGTATGGCCCGGTGATGCCAATCTGACACGAGAATCGCGTGAATTTCTTGTCGCCTGGCTGGCGGACCGAAATGTGTGGGAACCACATCGGGATCTTAGGGACGCTGAAAAGCAAGATCGGGAAGCCGATACAGACGCCGATCTGATCCGCGCAAGCTTACCATCCTCGCTGGCCAAGGCACTTGATTTTGCGGATGGCGTCGCTTCAATCCACGATACTTTTCAGGCCACACTCAAGAAAGAATTTCCAAAGGAAGTCAGCCAGATCGAGATCCTGTTGCGAATGCTCGGAACGGGCAACACGCGCTGGGATTCACCAGGCTTCTTTCGTGCAGTCGCGCGCGAGCAACTTCGGACCTACCATCATAGTGATCTGCAGTTGGCTGTTGGAAATGCGTTCGACGGCCCTGACCGGCAGATGCGACGTGGCGCCGCGCGACTCTGGAAGGATGCCGACATTTCGAAAGAACAATGGGGATCGAAGCGTCAACCTGAATGGAACCGCATGACGGTTCAGATCGAACAGGAAGCACGATCTTCCTCCGTAAGAATCGAGGCCCTGGAGGACCTTTTGAGTTGGAAAAAGGACTTCACGGATGATGAGTTTCAGCGACGTCTGGACACTGGACTTCACGATCCCGAACATCAAGTACGACGACAAGCCATGCTGATCGCCGGTCGAGCTCAAAATCAGGAATCGATCAGTCTGCTAATGACGATCTTAAAAGGTGGTACGATTGAGACATGGGCACTTCCCGAAGCACCGCCAAATGAATCCTCGAATCTGGGGAAATACTTTGAAGTTATCGCCCCAGACTGTTCCGATGCAGAGGTCGCGGGACTCGCATTGGCTTATTTGCGGCATCAACCGGCAAAGGCGTTGATTGAATCGGCGAATCCTCAAACCGGCATGCACCAACTTTCCATGGCGTTACTTGGAGACGAGCATCAACTGAAACATGAACACTTTGAGCCGGAAAACAACAACGATGCGTTACGTCTTGCCGCATTTGAGGCCGCAATTCGCTCCAGGGGGCGTTATCACCTGCAGTCGGCGATTCTGGTCCGTGCGAAATCTTCACAAGACGAACAACTAATCGCGACGAAATTGAACGACATGCTCCGCGCCGAAAACGCACCTGGAATTGATTCTCTTCCACAAGCTCCAAACGTGGGTGCGTTGTGGCAGTGGTACCATCGATTCGGTGCCGAGTATCTTAAGAGATTTGATAATCTCCCCGAAGCTAAAACGGGCGACTTGAAGTGA
- a CDS encoding MotA/TolQ/ExbB proton channel family protein, which yields MTMSENRKSWSLLKTDPALVLALGSTVVFYCIVLQPAMHGTLLARYTSEHAVEYVIVTLFFWGMFDIILKLLALPREYLATRHEWIPPKVGREPASKSVELLAHVRNNSAWLLASRTGRRLINALTFVAEKGSAADYREHLQHLADLDDQESHTNYTVLRFVIAVTPILGFLGTVVHFGAAIGGFSFEDMEAKLPEIVSGMGTAFNTTSVALATAMTMMFAMFLCERVELSVVASIDRLIDHDLLHRFEVKDANIVPFLAVIQTANREALDGIARTSQEQVKIWTKGLDVLFEHFAERQRLELLREQASFDALRQRYESFESQREDQMRQFFALIDKRHDENWAQIQLALDRASMFREDVSQLLQAMNAIARGEGRLVELQTSLADNLRLLNDSSQIDSALHGLTAAIHLITSRSRTIGMSDSAAA from the coding sequence ATGACGATGTCCGAGAACCGTAAATCCTGGTCACTTTTGAAGACCGATCCTGCATTGGTCCTGGCACTCGGCAGTACGGTCGTCTTCTACTGCATCGTACTGCAACCGGCGATGCATGGGACACTGCTGGCCCGGTACACGTCAGAACACGCCGTCGAATATGTCATCGTGACGCTGTTCTTTTGGGGCATGTTCGACATCATTCTAAAGCTCCTGGCACTCCCGCGTGAGTATCTCGCGACGCGACACGAGTGGATTCCGCCGAAGGTCGGCCGCGAACCTGCGTCAAAGTCTGTCGAGCTGCTGGCGCATGTGCGGAACAACTCTGCCTGGCTATTGGCCTCGCGCACAGGCCGAAGACTGATCAACGCATTGACCTTTGTTGCAGAGAAAGGTTCAGCAGCCGATTATCGAGAGCACCTGCAGCACCTTGCGGACCTGGATGATCAGGAATCTCATACCAACTATACCGTTCTCCGTTTCGTGATTGCCGTGACGCCGATTCTGGGCTTTTTGGGAACGGTGGTGCACTTTGGGGCCGCGATCGGAGGCTTTTCATTCGAGGACATGGAAGCGAAGCTGCCCGAAATCGTCAGTGGAATGGGAACGGCATTCAACACGACCAGCGTCGCCCTGGCCACGGCCATGACGATGATGTTCGCAATGTTCCTTTGTGAACGGGTCGAGCTAAGCGTTGTGGCCTCAATCGATCGCCTGATCGATCATGATTTGCTGCACCGGTTCGAAGTGAAGGATGCCAACATTGTTCCGTTCCTGGCCGTGATTCAAACGGCCAACCGGGAGGCACTGGACGGAATTGCGCGGACATCTCAGGAACAGGTGAAGATCTGGACCAAAGGTCTCGACGTGTTGTTCGAGCATTTCGCAGAGCGCCAGCGATTGGAACTGCTACGAGAACAAGCATCGTTCGATGCGTTGCGGCAGAGATACGAGAGCTTCGAATCCCAGCGTGAGGATCAAATGCGGCAATTTTTTGCCCTGATCGACAAGCGGCACGACGAGAACTGGGCTCAGATCCAACTGGCGTTGGACCGAGCCAGCATGTTCCGCGAAGATGTCAGCCAACTCCTGCAAGCCATGAATGCCATCGCCCGTGGAGAAGGGCGGCTCGTCGAGCTGCAGACGTCTCTGGCCGATAACCTGCGACTACTCAACGATTCCAGTCAGATCGATTCGGCGCTGCACGGTCTCACGGCAGCCATCCATCTGATCACATCGCGAAGTCGAACAATTGGGATGTCGGATTCCGCGGCCGCATAG
- a CDS encoding RidA family protein, which yields MHKDFLAPKNHCGGASGSGTQAVRAGNLILVGGQMSLDEQGRVVGDDIATQTRNALESLKRVLAEAGATMRDVVKHNIYFQCEGDDEAVSTFLNEIDRVRLEYFSAPGPTTTETRVGLDREGAMIQIDAWAVVGEAKERLMPPGHWNWSKPMPFSHGWKVGDMVFVGGQRSLDEKGNVQGIGDIEIQTDHAFRNLDTLLRAAGGDRNTLMRQNTYFRFYGQGREVTDYWEKMTNVRRRYMSVPSAAGAGLRITGFPNSSELIQVEGIGVLGEDKQRLQPENHWDWSIPNTQFTQGWRIGKWAFIGGQISADNRAKAVGKDMETQTRNVFQFIRNVMAEGDLDESDVAKLYIYYHCDGDWNQIAQTKATIERVQREFYPAPGPAVTAIRVSGFAFEDLLIEIEAFAISRD from the coding sequence ATGCACAAGGACTTTCTGGCACCCAAAAACCATTGCGGCGGTGCATCTGGCAGCGGGACGCAGGCGGTTCGAGCGGGAAACTTGATTCTCGTCGGTGGGCAAATGTCTCTGGACGAGCAGGGGCGAGTTGTCGGGGATGACATCGCCACGCAGACGCGAAATGCACTGGAATCGCTGAAGCGAGTCCTCGCCGAGGCGGGTGCCACGATGCGGGACGTCGTCAAGCACAACATCTACTTCCAGTGCGAAGGTGATGACGAAGCCGTCTCAACGTTCCTGAATGAAATCGACCGAGTGCGGCTTGAGTACTTCTCTGCACCTGGTCCCACGACAACCGAAACGCGCGTCGGACTTGACCGCGAGGGTGCGATGATTCAGATCGATGCCTGGGCCGTTGTCGGCGAGGCGAAAGAACGGCTGATGCCACCTGGTCATTGGAATTGGAGCAAACCGATGCCATTCTCGCACGGGTGGAAAGTCGGCGACATGGTTTTTGTCGGTGGACAGCGTTCGCTGGACGAAAAGGGAAATGTCCAGGGAATCGGCGATATCGAGATCCAAACGGACCATGCCTTCCGTAACCTCGACACGCTGCTACGCGCGGCCGGCGGAGATCGAAACACCCTGATGCGACAGAACACGTACTTCCGGTTTTATGGCCAAGGTCGCGAAGTGACCGACTACTGGGAGAAAATGACAAACGTTCGACGACGTTACATGTCCGTGCCGTCTGCCGCAGGAGCGGGACTTCGCATCACAGGGTTTCCAAACTCGTCGGAACTGATTCAGGTCGAAGGAATCGGAGTGCTGGGAGAGGACAAACAGCGATTGCAGCCAGAGAACCACTGGGACTGGAGCATCCCCAACACACAGTTCACGCAAGGTTGGCGGATCGGCAAGTGGGCTTTTATCGGCGGACAAATCTCGGCCGACAATCGTGCAAAGGCCGTTGGCAAGGACATGGAAACTCAGACGCGCAATGTCTTCCAGTTCATCCGCAACGTGATGGCCGAAGGAGACCTGGACGAAAGTGACGTTGCCAAGCTGTATATCTATTATCACTGCGATGGTGATTGGAATCAGATCGCTCAAACCAAGGCGACAATTGAGCGAGTCCAGCGTGAGTTCTACCCCGCCCCAGGCCCGGCCGTAACTGCGATCCGTGTGTCTGGCTTCGCGTTCGAAGATCTGCTGATTGAAATCGAAGCGTTTGCAATCAGTCGCGACTGA
- a CDS encoding ATP-binding protein: MLSRIRDSKLVSYCVAIVSVGVAIVLREGLDPILGDQYPQVTFLFAIVFNSWYGGLGPSLVAVVLGFLSVAFFFANPRGSIAIYGLDAQVGTALYLVIGISSAVFSESLRSANRRANGIAAELRKHQQNLEHEVNERREAQQTQVSLLRRLVSVQEEERRRISRELHDQCGQDLTALHLGLKCLEDAVKTDSAAKRQFKALHELLDQVSLEMHHLAQELRPPALDELGLQTAMQGYLKTWTARTSIPADVECVGMEGERIPAEIETALYRTLQEALTNVAKHAQTPRVSVILRRNELDILMIVEDQGVGFDPESNPHSQGPRQRLGLLGMRERIEAVGGSLEIESIPGTGTTVFARVPLAAC, encoded by the coding sequence GTGTTATCGCGTATCAGAGATTCGAAACTGGTCAGCTATTGTGTCGCAATCGTGTCGGTCGGCGTCGCAATCGTGCTGCGTGAAGGGCTTGATCCAATTCTGGGCGACCAGTATCCGCAGGTTACGTTTCTGTTCGCGATTGTCTTTAACAGTTGGTACGGAGGACTCGGTCCGTCTTTAGTTGCTGTTGTCTTGGGGTTTCTGTCTGTGGCATTTTTCTTCGCCAATCCCCGTGGATCGATCGCCATCTATGGTCTCGATGCGCAAGTGGGGACTGCCTTGTATTTGGTAATCGGCATCTCAAGTGCCGTTTTTAGCGAATCATTGAGGTCTGCGAATCGGCGAGCGAATGGGATCGCCGCGGAATTGCGAAAGCACCAACAGAATCTCGAGCACGAGGTCAACGAGCGGCGCGAGGCACAGCAGACACAGGTGAGTCTGCTACGGCGACTTGTCAGTGTGCAAGAAGAAGAACGCCGACGCATTTCTCGCGAACTGCACGATCAGTGTGGTCAGGATCTGACGGCCTTGCATTTAGGATTGAAGTGTCTCGAGGATGCTGTGAAGACGGATTCTGCGGCCAAGCGGCAATTCAAGGCGCTGCACGAACTGCTCGATCAAGTCTCGCTAGAGATGCATCATCTGGCCCAGGAACTGCGTCCCCCTGCGCTGGATGAACTTGGTCTGCAAACTGCTATGCAAGGCTATCTGAAGACCTGGACTGCTCGGACCAGTATTCCAGCGGATGTTGAGTGTGTCGGGATGGAGGGCGAACGAATTCCGGCAGAGATTGAAACGGCCCTTTATAGAACGTTGCAAGAAGCACTAACCAATGTTGCCAAGCATGCACAAACGCCACGTGTCAGCGTGATCTTGAGGCGAAATGAGTTGGATATATTGATGATTGTCGAAGATCAGGGAGTTGGATTCGATCCCGAATCCAATCCTCATTCTCAGGGCCCCCGGCAGCGGCTGGGGTTACTCGGGATGCGTGAACGGATTGAAGCGGTCGGCGGCAGCCTGGAAATCGAATCCATTCCAGGGACGGGCACTACGGTTTTTGCGAGAGTCCCGCTCGCGGCCTGTTGA
- a CDS encoding response regulator transcription factor produces MKKLRIVVADDHGVVRDGLTMLINAQQDMEVTGEAANGADAIDLILRLSPDVAIIDISMPILNGIELVSQISAARVEAKLLVLTANEDRNYMQRVLKLGAAGYLLKRSAADELIKAIRTTVTGGRYLDPLVIDDLVGEIQAPRPAVVDESDGNLSEREDEVLRLIAQGYSNKEIAARLGVSIKTIETYKSRSVLKLGLSGRADIVRYAIRKGWLREE; encoded by the coding sequence ATGAAAAAGTTGAGAATTGTCGTAGCGGATGACCACGGGGTCGTGCGTGACGGACTGACGATGCTGATCAATGCGCAGCAGGACATGGAGGTGACGGGCGAAGCCGCCAATGGTGCAGACGCCATTGATCTGATTCTGCGACTGTCTCCCGATGTGGCAATCATCGATATCAGCATGCCGATTCTCAATGGAATCGAACTGGTGTCTCAGATCAGCGCCGCTCGCGTTGAAGCAAAACTGCTTGTACTGACCGCCAACGAAGACCGCAACTACATGCAGCGGGTACTGAAGTTGGGGGCGGCAGGTTATTTGCTCAAGCGGTCCGCCGCCGATGAACTGATCAAAGCGATTCGTACCACGGTGACAGGTGGCCGATATCTTGATCCGCTGGTGATCGACGACCTCGTTGGAGAAATCCAGGCACCTCGCCCTGCTGTCGTCGACGAGTCGGATGGAAATCTGAGCGAACGAGAAGACGAAGTGCTTCGGCTGATTGCCCAGGGTTATTCAAATAAGGAGATCGCCGCTCGGCTGGGCGTCAGTATCAAAACAATCGAGACCTACAAGTCTCGCTCCGTGCTGAAGCTGGGGCTGAGCGGACGTGCCGACATCGTTCGTTATGCAATTCGAAAGGGGTGGCTCCGCGAGGAATAG